Below is a window of Desulfonispora thiosulfatigenes DSM 11270 DNA.
GAATTTTAATGAAAAAGTATTTAGCACTAATTTTAATTATTTGTTTATTTGTACCACTAGGATTAACTGGTTGTGGGTCAAATGGTCAATCATCAGATCTTAAAAAAGTAAAAATAGCTTATGTAGGACCAATTACTGGACCAAATGCTGCAATTGGACTTGGAATGAGAAATTCAGCGGAACTAGCAGTTAAGCAAGCGAATGCAAAGAAAGATCTACCTTTTGAACTTGAATTAGTTGTTTTAGACGATCAAAGTGATCCAGCTGTTGCTGTAAATGCAGTTAATATGGCAGCAAGTGATCCAGAAATTTTAGCTACTGTAGCCCATTTTAATAGTGGATGTGCTCTTGCTACAAAGGATGTATTTAATAAATATGGTCTATCAGCTGTAATTTTATCTGCGATCAATGATAAAATTACTGAGGATGGTTATGCTGAAATTACGCGTGTTATAGCTGCTTCTAAATTACAAAATACTTTTGCAGGTGATGTAGCAGTAAAAGATTTTGGAGTAAAGAAAATTGCTGTAATTCATGACCAAACAGATTATGGTAAAACTAATGCAGAGCAATTTATTGCAAAGGCAAAAGAAAATGGTGCTGAAATGCTGTGTTTTGAAGGAATTGCAGTAGGACAACAAGATTTTTCATCATTACTTACAAAAATTAAATCCTTAAATCCAGAAATGATCTTTTTTGGAGGATTAGCTACAGAAGCAGCTTTAATTAAAAGACAAATGAATGAAAGTGATATTCCAGCTATCTTAATGAGTGACTCTGGTATTCACACGGATACTTTTATAGATATAGCGAAAGACTTAGGAGAAGGTACTTTATGTAGTGGATTAATTAGTCCTATTGAAGATTTACCAAAAGGCCAAGATTTTATCAAAGCTTATGAAGAAGCTAAATATAAAGATTATTATGAAGCATTTGGACCTTTTGCTTACGATGCTACTAATATCGTTATAAAGGCTTTACAAGATGCTGAGAAACTCGATAGAGAAAGTATAACGAAGGCTATCAAGTCAACTAAAGATTATGAGGGTGTTCTTGGGACAACTACATTTGATGAAAGTGGACAAACAAAATTAAATACAGTTATTACTTATGTAGTTAAGGACGGAAAATGGGTTCCTTTCAAAGACTCTGGTTTAACTATAACTGAAGGTCAATATAAAAAATAATTAAATATTAGTTTTATGAATTGTAGACTTGTTATTAAAGTCTACAATTCATTTTTTAGAAGGGAGCAAATTATATGGTTGATACGGCTGTAATTATTCAGCAGATATTAAATGCCTTAAGTTTAGGAGCAATGTATGTATTAGTAGCTGTGGGCTTTACATTGTTTTTTGGAGTTATAGATATTATCAACTTTTCTCATGGTGAAATTTTTATGTTGGGAGCATTTATTGCTTTAACAACGATAGGATTTTTTGCGGGAACTGGTTTTTTAACACAGCACTATATTTTAGTTTTTATTATTGTTTTATTAGTAACTGTTATTTTAAGTGGTCTAGTAGGTAGCGTAATAGAACGAACAATTATTAAACCGATGCGTGGAGCATCTGATTTAATGCTGCTATTATTAACCTTAGGTGTTTCTATTATTATTCGTGAAGGTGTAATGATTTTTTACCCTAATGGGGCTAATCCACAATCATTTCCTGACCTATTTCCGAATGAAAGCTTAACAATTTTTAATGTTGTTATTAAATATGAGCAGATATTTATCATTGCTTTATCTTTGTTTTTAGTGATTTTGTTGCATTTATTTGTAACAAAAACAAGATATGGACGATATATGTTAGCAACCTCACAAGATAAAGAGGCAGCTATGATGATGGGTATTAGTATTGATAGAATTATAATTTTAACCTTTTTTATTGGTTCGGCACTTGGAGCAATTGCAGGTCTTATGAACGGTATTTATTATAATATTATAAAATTTAATATGGGCTTCTTAATAGGCATAAAAGGATTTTCAGCAGCGGTAGTTGGTGGCCTTGGTAATATTTATGGAGCTATTGTAGGTGGATTTTTATTAGGATTTTTAGAAATGTTTGCGGCAGCCTTTATTCCTGGGGGCTCAAGGTATCAAGACGTAATTGGATTTGTAATTGTAATATTATTTCTTGTTTTTAAACCATCGGGTATTTTTGGTGAAAAGGTGTATGAAAAAGTATAAGGAGGTGTTTGTATGAATATAAAAATGAAACATATTATTAGCATTACGTTAATGGAGATAGTTGCTTATGTATTATTGCTAAGCATTATAGTAGTTGAAGATTATTTAATATCTGCATTTTTAGTTTTAGCGACAACGATAGGTTTTAGTATGTTTAAAAAGAAACAGGCTAATTCATATGAGAAGATAAAGAATTTATTCGAGGATAATAAAATTTTCTCATATATAGTTTTATTTATTTTAGTATGTACCTTTCCAATCTTACAAGCACATAATCCATATTGGATTCAAGTAGCGATAATGGTTTGTTTATATATTATGATGTCTTTAGGTCTAAATGTTATGGTGGGAAACACTGGACTTACTTGCTTAGGTTATGCTGCCTTTTATGCAATTGGAGCTTATACATATGGAATTTTAGCAAGTAGATTTGGCTTATCTTTTTGGCTTTGTATACCGATTTCAGCTTTATTTGTAATGGCTTTTGGATTTTTACTGGGTTTACCGGCTCTAAGAGTTAAAGGTCATTACCTTGCTTTGGTAACTATTGCTTTTGGGCTTGTAGTCTACCAATTAACTATCAATTTAGAAAATTTAACGGGTGGAGCTAATGGATTAATGAATATTCCTGCTCCAAGTATTGGCGGATACTCTTTTAATTCTCCTTTAAATTTAGGATTTATTAATTTGCCTTTTCATGCTAATTATTTTTATTTATCTTTAGTTTTTGTTGCAATTGCTATATTGGTAGTAAATCGCTTATCACATTCTTTAACAGGTTTAACCTTAAATGCAATACGTGAAGACCAATTAGCCGCACAGTGTTATGGTGTGGACTTAACTAAAAACAAATTGTGGGCTTTTGCTTTTGGCGCAATCTTTGGTGGAGTTGCCGGAACCATTTATGCAGGAATGGTAGGATTTATTGCTCCAGAGAACTTTACTTATCATCATTCTATTTTAATTTTAAGTATGATTTTATTAGGTGGAATTGATTCCATTCCCGGTGTCATCTTAGGAGCAATAATTTTAACTATTGTACCGGAAAAATTTAGAGCCTTTGCAGATTATCGTATGATGTTTTATGGATTAACTATTGTCTTAATTCTCTTATTTAAAAATGACGGTTTAATCCCTGCTCGCACACGCAAGTTTACTTCTAAATGGAAAAGCAGGCCACAGGGGCAGAAAAATCATCTTACTATATATAAAGTAGGGAAGTGAAAATGTGGAATTATTAAAGACAACAAATCTAACAATGCAATTTGGAGGACTCGTTGCTGTTAATAAAGTTAGCTTTAATTTAAATAGGGCTGAAAATATTGGAATTATTGGTCCTAATGGATCAGGTAAAACTACATTTTTTAATTTATTAACAGGAATTTACGAGCCAACTGGCGGTGATATTATATTTGAAGGTAAAAAAATTAATGGCTCTAGACCTGATTATAATTATAATTTAGGAATTGCTAGAACATTTCAAAATGGTCGTTTATTTTGGAAATTAAATGTATTAGAAAATGTAATGATGGGGCTACATACAAAGCAAAAAAGTTTTCTGTGGGATGCTGTTTTCCGGACTAAAAAAGAAAGGCAAGAAGAAAAAGAAGCTGTTGAGAGTGCACGAGAAATTTTAGGGTTTTTTAGTAAAAAATTATTAGAACAACAAGATAAATTAGCCAGTGACCTTTCATATGCTGATCGCAGAAGACTTGAAATATGTCGGGCTTTAGTTTCTAAGCCTAAATTACTTATTTTGGATGAACCATCAGCAGGCATGGATCCTAATGAAACCCTTGAATTAGTAGAAGATATAAAAAAGATTAGAAAAATAGAAGAAGATATATCAATTATTGTAATTGAACATGATATGGGACTAATTGAGGGTTTAGCTGATCGGGTAATCTGCTTTAGTTCTGGGGATAAAATTGCTGAAGGAAGTTTTAACGAAGTAAGTAAAGATAAAGAAGTTATTCGTGCTTACTTAGGGGAGGACGAATAAATGCTAGAACTAAAAAATATCACTACACACTATGGCTCAATTAGAATTTTAAGGGATGTTAATTTAAAAGTAAAAAAAGGTGAAATCACATGCCTTCTAGGAAGTAATGGAGCAGGAAAAAGTACGACGATTAAAACAATTATCGGCCTTGTGAAACCTAGTTCAGGTGAAATATATTTTGAAAATGAACGTATAGATAGTATTAATACACCAGAAATAGTTAAGAAAGGGATAGCTACTGTACCAGAAGGCAGGAGATTGTTTCCAAAGTTAACTGTTGAAGATAATTTATTAATAGGGGCTTGTACTTTAAAGGATCAAAAAAAGATCCAAGCTAATCTAGAAAAATCTTATAGTATCTTCCCTAGATTAAAAGAAAGAAGAAGTCAAACTGCTGGAACATTAAGTGGGGGAGAGCAACAAATGGTCGCTATGTGCAGGGCTCTCATGAGTGAACCTAAACTAATTCTAATGGATGAACCTTCTTTAGGTTTAGCTCCTATTCTTATTAAAGAAATATTTGAGACTATTGTGAAGGTCAAGAATGAACTAGGAACATCAATTTTTCTAATTGAACAAAACGCACATAAGGCTATTGAAATAGCAGACCATGTTTATGTAATTCAAAAAGGAGAAATTATCTTAGAAAGTAGTGGAGATGAAAAAATAAATAAAGAAGAAATAGAAAAGGCTTACTTGCACAAAAACACTGAAAAGTATGGAACGAGGTGATAGATATGAATGTTGACGAAATATATAGCTTACTAGAACAAGAAAAGGCTATTAAATTATTACAACAGATGCTACAAATGAATACAACTAATCCACCTGGAAATGAAGAACCTTTAGCTAAATTTATCAGTAATTATTTAAATGAGCATGAAATTGAAAGCTATATCGATGAATTAGAAGTAATGCGTGCAAATGTGATTGGTGTTATCAAAGGAAATGGTGAAAATAAGGATTTATTATTTAATGGACATTTAGATGTAGTGCCTACAGGTGAATCTAAATGGAGGCATGATCCTTTTAGTGGAGTAATAGAAGATGGAAAAATTTATGGACGTGGGGCATCAGATATGAAGGGTGGCCTAGCTGCCATGATTATAGCAGCGTGCTTAGTGAAAAAAGCTGATATAGAATTAAAAGGAGATTTATTAATTACAGGTACAGCTGGAGAAGAATTTGATAGCATAGGAGCTAAAGATTTACTTACAAAAGAATGTCTAAAAAATGTAGGAGTGGCGGTAATAGCTGAACCAAGTGAATTAAAACTATTTACTGCTACCAAGGGAACCCTATGGTTAAGTTTTGAGACCTTTGGAAAAACTGCACATGGGTCTATGCCTGAGTATGGTAATAATGCTATTTTACAGATGAATAAGTTAATTACAAAAATAAATGAATATAAATTTATGTATAAACAGCATCCGTTATTAGGACATCCTACAATTAATATAGGTACATTAGAGGGTGGAGTAAAAACTAATGTTGTGCCAGATCATTGTAAAATAACAGTAGATATACGTACAATTCCTGGGCAAGATAATGAAACTATTATTACTGATATGCAGAATATTATAAATGATTTAACAAGAGAAAACGAAGGATTTAACTGTTCCTTAAAGGTTATTAATAATCGTCATCCCGTAGAAACAGATATTAATGATTCTTTTGTTAGTATGGCAATTAAGGCTGCAAAAAAATCTTTAGGTAAGGATTTAATTCCATTAGGGGTGAATTTTTACACTGATGCCTCAATTTTTGTACATAACTTAAAGATTCCAGCAATTATATTCGGACCAGGAGATGAAAGGCTAGCACATCAACCTGATGAATATGTCGAAACTCAAAAATATTTAGATTCTATAAAATTTTATATCTCGATAATATTGGAATATTTAACATAAAAGATAGGTTTATGCCTATCTTTTTTTATAATAAAGGAAAGTTTTGATCTGTTACAGAATAGTATTAATTGATACAAAAAGTTAATGCTGTTTTGGAGGCTAGTAAAATGTGGAGGTTTCATAAAACTCGGATAATCATCATATTTACTGTGGTTATTATGTTGTTTTTTAATTATATAGTAAGCAAAAAATTAATGATTAATAATTTCTCTGAATTAGAAAATGCACAGGCTGCCGAAGATATTATGCATATAAAAAACTCTTTGAATGAAAAGGCCGAATCATTAAATAATTTAGGTAAATACTGGGCTTCTAAAGAAAAGAGTATAGATTTTATTCAGAATCCCTATAATCAGTATTTTCAAGATTATATAGAAATAAATTTATTAAAGGATAATAATCTTAATGTTATTATGTATCTAAATGCTAAAAATGAAATTGTTTATGCAAAGGAATTAAACCAAGAAAATCAATCAGATAAAAGTATTTATCCGGAGTTATACAAATATATTGAACAAAATCCAAAAATTCTGGAGTGCAAAAATCCTGATAATGCACCATGTGGTTTGGTGAAACTTGGAAATGAAACACTACTTATTTCTTTGTGTCCTTTAATAAAAAATGGTGCTCAAAAACCTGCTCAAGGAACATTAATTTTGGGGCGCTACTTAGATAAAGGTATTCTTAATTCCTTAACAAGTAATGATAAAATTAAATGTCAAATTGTAAATTATGATAAAGAAGATAATAATTATGGCCTTGACTGGAAAACATTGACAAATAAACCTTCGTTATCCAAAGAAATTAATTCGGAACACATGGTAGGGTACTCAATTCTTCATGATATTAATGGAAATGCAAATATGGTACTAAAAACTGAATTACCTAGAGATATTAACTTAAAGGCTAGACAAACTTTGAGATATTTACTAATTATTTTAGGTTCCAATTTAATGTTTATAGGTTTTGGAAGTAATCTTCTCCTTAAAAACAGGATACTTAATCCTGGAAAAAGACTTAGTAAGATTATAGATAAGTTTTCCAACTATGATATTTATCGTGGTAATATCAATTTAACTACAGAGGACACTAAACTAAAGTCCCCTGATAACTTTAATCATATGCTAAATACACTAGATGAAATCCAGGAAAATGTTACAAGTATAAATAAAACATTACAAGATATCATAGACTTTTTACCTGATCCTACTTTTGTGATTGATAATAATCAAAATGTCATTGCTTGGAATAGAGCTATTGAAGATATGACAGGTGTACTAAATCAAGAAATATTAGGAACAAGGAATTATTCAATACCCTTTTTTGATAGGATTGAACCTATGCTAATTGATTTAATCTTTGATAGTAATTTAAGGCTTAATGGAAACTTTGATAGCCTTAAAAAGGATGGAGATAAGTATTTTGCTACAAGATACAATGGAAAGGTATTTAATAACAAAGGAGCATTTTTATGGGCAAAGGCTTCCCCACTCTATGATGAAAGGGGTGAAAAGGTAGGGGCTATTGAATCTATACGTGATATTTCTGAACAGAAAGAAATCGAAGAAAAATTAAAGAGTTTAAGTTTTAAAGATCATTTAACTGGCACATATAATCGTACATTTTATGAGCAAGAAATATCGCGACATCAAACAAAAAATAATCAATCATTAGGAATAATAGTATTAGACCTTGATGGGTTAAAATTAATAAATGATACAATTGGACATCTAGCAGGAGATATGGTGTTAAAGACTGCTGTAAATATTATAAACAAATCTATACGAAAGCAAGACTTCTTAGCACGTATTGGAGGAGATGAGTTTTCTATACTTGTTACAGAAGCTAATCATGAAATTATGGAAAAGATAATTAGGAATATTTTGGAGAATTTAAATGTTTATAATACTAATTATCCTCAAATTCCTCTAAGTATTTCGCTTGGGTATGCTATAAGTGGAATGGAGAAAAGTATCGAAAGCACTATAAAAGAGGCGGATAATTATTTATATCGCCAAAAAACAAAGCAAAGACAAAATGCCAGAAGTAATATAGTTAAAGGTTTAATGGAAGCACAAAGTACTCTAGACTATAATACGCATAGTCATATGAGTAGATTACTAGACTTAGCTAGTAAATTTGCCCATAAATTAAACTTAACCCAAAACAGGGTAATGGATTTAAAACTATTAGTAAAGTTTCATGATATAGGTAAAGTGGGTATACCCCATAGAATATTACTTAAGCCTGAGGCTTTAACTAATGAAGAAATTAAAGAAATGCAATTACATACAGATATAGGATGCAGGATTGCTAAAGCAATAAAGGATATAGAACATATTGCTAGTTTAATTCAACAACATCATGAATGGTACAATGGTAAAGGATATCCTTTAGGATTAAAAGGAGAGGAAATTCCCCTAGAATGTCGGATAATTGCCATTATCGATGCGTACGATGCGATGACTAATGATAGACCATATCGTAAGGCATTAAGCCATGAAGAAGCGATTAAAGAAATAAAAAATAATGCAGGTACTCAATTTGATCCTAATTTAGTTAATGAATTTGTAAAATTATTTTAAAAAAAGGCTTGTACAATTTAAAGTGAGGTGCTATAATAATTCTTGGTTAGAGATTGTTGCCGACGTAGCTCAACTGGAAGAGCAGCTGACTTGTAATCAGCAGGTTGCGGGTTCGAGTCCCATCGTCGGCTCCAGTATGGGGGTATAGCTCAGCTGGGAGAGCACCTGCCTTGCAAGCAGGGGGTCAGCAGTTCAAATCTGCTTATCTCCACCAAAAAAACCAGAGGATTAATCCTCTGGTTTTTTTATGTCTCCAGAAATTTTTACATTAAGTTTTTGCTATCTACTATCTGTTGTGCTTGCTGAATTTGATTTTGTGCAAATTCTATAACCTTTTTAGCTTCTTTTACTTGATCCATATTATTACTATAAATAGCTTGATCAATGGCCTGTCCTGCTTTACTTAATTGCTCCTCGATTTGTTGTTGATATTGTTTCATTTGCATAACATCTGCTGAATTTGGCATTTTACCAGACATATGTATCCCTCCCAAATTTTAAATTCCTTTATAGAATGCGTATTAGCAAAGAAATTATTCATAATAATAGAAGTTCTAAAATTATAAATTTAATAGAGTATAAAAACTTATAAATTAACCATTATATTAGTGTAAGATATTTTACTAAAATGGGGTGAGATGATGACATTATCATCAGGCGAGGGATTAGAAGAAATAAAAGATTCGCCAAAAGGAGCAAATGGAATGTTTACAGATATTTATGAATCACCAACAGAGATAGTTGCAGTTATTGAAATTCCAGGTGTACAAGATAAAAAGGATATTAAAATTGGTATCGAAAATAATATATTAACTATAAATGGAAAGTTAGAAAAATCATTTAATTTACCTTGTCCGATTAATGAAGAAGTTATCAGAACCTATTATGAAAATGGTATTTTAGAAATTAGGTTGCAAAAAACAATTTCAGATAACAAAAATATTGAGATAAATATTCATTAAAAATAAAATTAATAAGAAGACATACTGAAAAATTAAAATAATTATAAGATATGTTAAAAAAATTATTATAATATATAGAAAACTTAGCATGAAAATAATATCAAAAATGAGATAATAGTAATGAAAAGTAAAAATTAAATGTATTAAAAGCTCAAAAGAAGGTAATAATAGTTATAGAAAATAATTTAAGCAATGGGATGTCGCCAAGCGGTAAGGCACAGGACTTTGACTCCTGTATTCGTTGGTTCAAATCCAGCCCTCCCAGCCAAAGAATCTAGAATACTATTCTAGATTCTTTTTTGAATGGTTTAAAAAATAGAATAATTTTAAAACAAGGTATTTAGCAATTAAATAGTTTAAATATAAGCTATTTAGAAATTAAAATGATTTTATATAAAAATATTCTGAAAAAGTTATTTAGATAAAGTTTAAAATTTTAGTAAATGATTACCATAAAAAGACTAGAAGCAAAGATAAAAGGAATTTTGAATTTATATAAAGAATAGATTCAGTAAAGAAACCTTTTCCAAGAGGCACATTTTATCTACTCAAGAGTATTTAATTTTAATTTTTTGATTTTAGAAAAGAGGAGGAGGCAATATGAAAAAATATAAAGCATTATTTCATGTAGATGAAAAGGAAAAAATCATGTTGGTGCTAAAGAATATGGCAAATCTATTAAATGATTTAGGAGAAGATGAAGTTGAGGTAGCTTTAGTTGGAAATTCTGAAGGGATAGCTTTAATGTATCAAAGTTCAGAATATAAAGAAAAGGTTGAAGCTCTTTATAAAAAAGGAATATCTTTTGCAGCCTGCGCCAACACAATGAAAGAAAAAAAATTGAACAAAGAAGATCTTTTAGAATTTGCATATATTGTTCCTTCTGGTGTTGGAGAAATTGTAAAAAAACAAGCTCAGGGATATTTTTATATACGACCATAAAAACAGCCTAAAAGGCTGTTTTCTTTATATAAAATAAAGTAATTAATTTTATTAATAATCAGTAATCTATTACATAAGTATTTTAGAAAAAATTTTATTTGATAAAAAATATTTAACGGTTGACTATACTTAATTGTAATTGTATACTAATAAAAAATATAACTGTTACATAATATATAGCCAAACACATAAACTGTTATATATTATAAAAAGATGTTAAACTATAAAAAGCAATATACCCTAGAATTATTTTGGAGCCAGGGCACCAAATTCTAGGTGCATTATATTTTTAAATGTAATGTACTATATATTAAGAAGGAGGAATTTTTATGTTAGGGTCTGAACTTCTACTTAAGTGTTTAGAAGAACAAGGTGTAGATGATGTTTTTGGTATACCTGGTGGAGTTTTACTTCCTTTATATAATGTTTTAAGAACAAGCAATATTAATCATATTCTTACTAGACACGAACAAGGAGCAATACATGCAGCTGATGGTTATTCAAGATCGTCTAATAAAGTTGGAGTATGTTTTGCTACTTCAGGACCAGGTGCGACTAATTTATTAACAGGACTTGCAACGGCACATATGGACTCAATTCCTTTAATTGCGATTACGGGGCAAGTAGGAAAAAGTTTTTTAGGAAAAGATAGTTTTCAAGAGGCAGATACTACTGGCTTTTCTCAGCCAGTAACTAAACATAATTATTTAGTTACTGATGCAAGAGATATCCCTTCTATTGTTAAGGAAGCCTTTTATATAGCGAAAACTGGGAGACCAGGACCTGTTTTAATTGATATACCTAAAGATGTTTTTACGCAAGAATTAACAAATATCCCTGAAGGTAAAATCAGAGAGCGGGTAATTAAAAAACTCGCAAAGCCAGAAATTAATGATTGCCAGATACAAAGAGTAGTAGAAGCCTTAAAAAATGCTCAAAATCCTTTGATTTTTATTGGTGGAGGAGTTACGAGTGATGCAAGTCCTGCTCTAGAAAAAATTGCAACTAAACATCAAATTCCAGTAGCTTGTACTTTAATGGCTAAAGGATTATTCCCACCAAATAGCCCATTATACTTAGGAATGGTTGGAATGCACGGAATGCCTGGAGCTAATTATGCAATTCAAAATTGTGATCTTTTATTAGCCGTAGGACTTCGTTTTGATGATAGGGTAACAGGAGATTTAAACCATTTTGCAAAAGGGGCAAAAGTAATTCATGTAGACTTAGATGGTGCAGAGATTGGAAAAAATAGAAATGTAGAAATACCTGTGGTTGCAGATAGCTCTGATTTCTTTAATTCCTTAGAAAAAAGCTTAAAGAAAGTAAAAAGTACCAAAGATTGGTTAAGTTTAATTGAAGAAAAATCTTGTAAGTTATATAATAAGAATAATGATTTAATTAGTCCTCAAGAATTATTAGGAAAGATTAATGATTTAGTAGATGATGATACAATAATTGTAACAGATGTAGGTCAACATCAAATGTGGTCAGCTTTATTTGTTCATCCCACTAAACCAAAAAGTTTTTTAACTTCTGGTGGTTTAGGTACTATGGGATATGGATTACCAGCTGCTATTGGGGCGCAAGTAGCTAATCCTAAGAAAAAGGTAGTTTTAATAACAGGAGATGGAAGTTTTCAAATGAATCTTCAAGAATTAGCTGTTATAAAACAATGTAAACTACCAATTAAGATATTTATTGTAAATAACGGTTGTTTAGGTATGGTAAGACAATGGCAAGAATTATTCTTTGATAAAAATTATGCACAATCAAGCCTTGAGTTTAGTCCGGATTGGGAAATATTAGCTAGTTCTTATGGAATCTTAGGACAGAAAATTACGAATAATGAGAAAAAAGACAAGGTTATTAAAGAATGTATAGAAAGCGATTTTCCTTGTTTACTAGATGTTAAGGTAGATCCTGAAGCCAATGTCTATCCTATTGTACCTGCTGGTTGTAGTATCGATGAAATGTGGGGGAGATGGAATGATGAAGAAAACATTAGCAGTCTTGGTTGAAAACAGACCAGGTGTACTCTCTAAAGTTTCTGGACTTTTCTCACGTAGAGGGTACAATATTGAAAGTTTAGTTGTTAGTGAAACAGAAGATTCTTCTATT
It encodes the following:
- a CDS encoding ABC transporter ATP-binding protein, producing MELLKTTNLTMQFGGLVAVNKVSFNLNRAENIGIIGPNGSGKTTFFNLLTGIYEPTGGDIIFEGKKINGSRPDYNYNLGIARTFQNGRLFWKLNVLENVMMGLHTKQKSFLWDAVFRTKKERQEEKEAVESAREILGFFSKKLLEQQDKLASDLSYADRRRLEICRALVSKPKLLILDEPSAGMDPNETLELVEDIKKIRKIEEDISIIVIEHDMGLIEGLADRVICFSSGDKIAEGSFNEVSKDKEVIRAYLGEDE
- a CDS encoding M20 family metallopeptidase, which produces MNVDEIYSLLEQEKAIKLLQQMLQMNTTNPPGNEEPLAKFISNYLNEHEIESYIDELEVMRANVIGVIKGNGENKDLLFNGHLDVVPTGESKWRHDPFSGVIEDGKIYGRGASDMKGGLAAMIIAACLVKKADIELKGDLLITGTAGEEFDSIGAKDLLTKECLKNVGVAVIAEPSELKLFTATKGTLWLSFETFGKTAHGSMPEYGNNAILQMNKLITKINEYKFMYKQHPLLGHPTINIGTLEGGVKTNVVPDHCKITVDIRTIPGQDNETIITDMQNIINDLTRENEGFNCSLKVINNRHPVETDINDSFVSMAIKAAKKSLGKDLIPLGVNFYTDASIFVHNLKIPAIIFGPGDERLAHQPDEYVETQKYLDSIKFYISIILEYLT
- a CDS encoding HD domain-containing phosphohydrolase, with protein sequence MWRFHKTRIIIIFTVVIMLFFNYIVSKKLMINNFSELENAQAAEDIMHIKNSLNEKAESLNNLGKYWASKEKSIDFIQNPYNQYFQDYIEINLLKDNNLNVIMYLNAKNEIVYAKELNQENQSDKSIYPELYKYIEQNPKILECKNPDNAPCGLVKLGNETLLISLCPLIKNGAQKPAQGTLILGRYLDKGILNSLTSNDKIKCQIVNYDKEDNNYGLDWKTLTNKPSLSKEINSEHMVGYSILHDINGNANMVLKTELPRDINLKARQTLRYLLIILGSNLMFIGFGSNLLLKNRILNPGKRLSKIIDKFSNYDIYRGNINLTTEDTKLKSPDNFNHMLNTLDEIQENVTSINKTLQDIIDFLPDPTFVIDNNQNVIAWNRAIEDMTGVLNQEILGTRNYSIPFFDRIEPMLIDLIFDSNLRLNGNFDSLKKDGDKYFATRYNGKVFNNKGAFLWAKASPLYDERGEKVGAIESIRDISEQKEIEEKLKSLSFKDHLTGTYNRTFYEQEISRHQTKNNQSLGIIVLDLDGLKLINDTIGHLAGDMVLKTAVNIINKSIRKQDFLARIGGDEFSILVTEANHEIMEKIIRNILENLNVYNTNYPQIPLSISLGYAISGMEKSIESTIKEADNYLYRQKTKQRQNARSNIVKGLMEAQSTLDYNTHSHMSRLLDLASKFAHKLNLTQNRVMDLKLLVKFHDIGKVGIPHRILLKPEALTNEEIKEMQLHTDIGCRIAKAIKDIEHIASLIQQHHEWYNGKGYPLGLKGEEIPLECRIIAIIDAYDAMTNDRPYRKALSHEEAIKEIKNNAGTQFDPNLVNEFVKLF
- a CDS encoding branched-chain amino acid ABC transporter permease, yielding MVDTAVIIQQILNALSLGAMYVLVAVGFTLFFGVIDIINFSHGEIFMLGAFIALTTIGFFAGTGFLTQHYILVFIIVLLVTVILSGLVGSVIERTIIKPMRGASDLMLLLLTLGVSIIIREGVMIFYPNGANPQSFPDLFPNESLTIFNVVIKYEQIFIIALSLFLVILLHLFVTKTRYGRYMLATSQDKEAAMMMGISIDRIIILTFFIGSALGAIAGLMNGIYYNIIKFNMGFLIGIKGFSAAVVGGLGNIYGAIVGGFLLGFLEMFAAAFIPGGSRYQDVIGFVIVILFLVFKPSGIFGEKVYEKV
- a CDS encoding ABC transporter ATP-binding protein, whose amino-acid sequence is MLELKNITTHYGSIRILRDVNLKVKKGEITCLLGSNGAGKSTTIKTIIGLVKPSSGEIYFENERIDSINTPEIVKKGIATVPEGRRLFPKLTVEDNLLIGACTLKDQKKIQANLEKSYSIFPRLKERRSQTAGTLSGGEQQMVAMCRALMSEPKLILMDEPSLGLAPILIKEIFETIVKVKNELGTSIFLIEQNAHKAIEIADHVYVIQKGEIILESSGDEKINKEEIEKAYLHKNTEKYGTR
- a CDS encoding branched-chain amino acid ABC transporter substrate-binding protein codes for the protein MKKYLALILIICLFVPLGLTGCGSNGQSSDLKKVKIAYVGPITGPNAAIGLGMRNSAELAVKQANAKKDLPFELELVVLDDQSDPAVAVNAVNMAASDPEILATVAHFNSGCALATKDVFNKYGLSAVILSAINDKITEDGYAEITRVIAASKLQNTFAGDVAVKDFGVKKIAVIHDQTDYGKTNAEQFIAKAKENGAEMLCFEGIAVGQQDFSSLLTKIKSLNPEMIFFGGLATEAALIKRQMNESDIPAILMSDSGIHTDTFIDIAKDLGEGTLCSGLISPIEDLPKGQDFIKAYEEAKYKDYYEAFGPFAYDATNIVIKALQDAEKLDRESITKAIKSTKDYEGVLGTTTFDESGQTKLNTVITYVVKDGKWVPFKDSGLTITEGQYKK
- a CDS encoding branched-chain amino acid ABC transporter permease, translating into MNIKMKHIISITLMEIVAYVLLLSIIVVEDYLISAFLVLATTIGFSMFKKKQANSYEKIKNLFEDNKIFSYIVLFILVCTFPILQAHNPYWIQVAIMVCLYIMMSLGLNVMVGNTGLTCLGYAAFYAIGAYTYGILASRFGLSFWLCIPISALFVMAFGFLLGLPALRVKGHYLALVTIAFGLVVYQLTINLENLTGGANGLMNIPAPSIGGYSFNSPLNLGFINLPFHANYFYLSLVFVAIAILVVNRLSHSLTGLTLNAIREDQLAAQCYGVDLTKNKLWAFAFGAIFGGVAGTIYAGMVGFIAPENFTYHHSILILSMILLGGIDSIPGVILGAIILTIVPEKFRAFADYRMMFYGLTIVLILLFKNDGLIPARTRKFTSKWKSRPQGQKNHLTIYKVGK